The Amblyomma americanum isolate KBUSLIRL-KWMA chromosome 5, ASM5285725v1, whole genome shotgun sequence genome window below encodes:
- the LOC144133434 gene encoding uncharacterized protein LOC144133434 — MAAHQHRLMGLHRLLLLLALFPGPAFPLPTSAAARQGVPKASGVRSALRAEFRDARGPWSTLYFSRKHKTVTGTPMPQEGTKVPKEAKKKVNASMAGSSTDQKSRHWTMEEPTASPPTTSPPPMTTRDYSGLYISPPIMVLDGNTHGERDNTRVVHDVLVVKNRPRRPSTLRPPASSHSQPPIIRDRRPPPFWAGTAIPSGYGVSHAVLMNNHRPPSASASAFKRPFPGVTAIHIYPLTTAPSSTTAVYPSQGTIASMPLSVYDTVANTTIVHSNIITLSKPTHASSPPAYQTTTSSTPYMEDDEYGTTTEAMTESTEASSSPSAPIRPPATEPLPAWALQHKPMSSTTSPPSSSLMAPIGSMPGILGPIGNLVQKFPTGSLSMFQNIGRVMAVLPTMLAAFLLTALLFV; from the exons ATGGCCGCGCACCAACACCGGCTGATGGGATTGCACAGACTGTTGCTTCTTCTGGCCCTGTTTCCGGGACCGGCCTTTCCGCTGCCAACATCGGCTGCCGCGAGGCAAGGAGTACCCAAGGCATCTGGTGTCCGCAGCGCCCTGCGTGCCGAGTTCCGCGATGCCCGCGGGCCGTGGAGCACTCTGTACTTCTCGCGCAAGCACAAAACGGTGACTGGTACACCGATGCCTCAGGAAGGAACCAAGGTGCCGAAAGAG GCCAAGAAAAAGGTCAATGCCAGCATGGCTGGAAGTTCTACCGACCAGAAGTCGAGACACTGGACAATGGAAGAGCCCACGGCGTCTCCACCCACGACCTCGCCACCACCGATGACCACCAGGGACTACTCCGGCCTCTACATCTCTCCGCCCATCATGGTCCTGGACGGCAACACCCACGGAGAGCGCGACAATACCCGCGTGGTTCATGACGTCCTCGTGGTCAAGAACCGGCCCCGACGTCCATCCACGCTTCGTCCTCCAGCTTCAAGCCACTCGCAGCCTCCCATCATCAGGGACAGAAGACCGCCACCCTTCTGGGCGGGCACTGCCATTCCTTCCGGTTATGGCGTCTCTCACGCCGTGCTCATGAACAACCACCGACCTCCTTCGGCGTCAGCGTCGGCGTTCAAGAGGCCTTTCCCGGGCGTCACGGCCATCCACATCTACCCGCTGACCACGGCGCCGTCTTCGACTACGGCCGTCTACCCTTCACAGGGCACCATCGCCTCGATGCCACTCTCGGTGTACGACACGGTGGCCAACACGACCATCGTCCATTCCAACATCATCACTCTGTCCAAGCCGACGCACGCCTCGTCACCGCCGGCGTATCAGACGACCACGTCCTCCACGCCTTACATGGAGGATGACGAGTACGGGACCACAACAGAGGCGATGACGGAGTCCACCGAGGCCTCCTCGTCCCCTTCAGCGCCGATCAGGCCACCGGCCACGGAGCCGTTGCCGGCCTGGGCGCTCCAGCACAAGCCCATGAGCAGCACCACGTCGCCGCCTTCGTCCAGCCTTATGGCCCCCATCGGCTCCATGCCGGGAATACTGGGCCCCATTGGCAACCTGGTGCAGAAGTTTCCCACCGGATCGCTGTCCATGTTCCAGAACATCGGACGTGTCATGGCCGTGCTGCCGACGATGCTGGCAGCCTTCCTCCTCACAGCTCTGCTGTTCGTGTGA
- the LOC144134521 gene encoding solute carrier family 22 member 7-like, with protein MDSTYGSPLSLRRIDGQRLRTLLEQTAPKSVLIFGTGPFQRRVLLCTHLCLLSAALHRMALTVLARPVDHWCRRPPEYEYVPIETWKNVSLPRRPEDGGPCHCTRYDPPLADATTNRTEVTCEAWEYDLSIGGPTIVSKWDLVCQRRWLLVVLMGSYLLGGVVAMPLAGLGADRLGRRPVLYGAVLLLMVSSMATCVASTLYAFAMLRIVTSAAASVAEISTTLILFEVTPRGGRTGFLALAVCGASVLSPFWLSMSARFTYNWSVVQASIMVSTLLLVPATYWLEESPRWLVVTWQFSEAERVVFWAARVNGLNVADMRPLFRGVVENVKSRQRHCHAPSTVWDLVRSRAIRARSLIVFGCWFFVLSTVMTLRPGSRLRGSTKCEVAVMYCMGPLLVVHYLLMQGWGRRRTLALGMALLSGHTTALAVLRLLEIGLLSPMLICASVPLLLCVFCTLFVYTAEVFPTVVRGMGFALSTMSGRLGALAALVLGNVTNLDAVYSDTLTLLLVSLGTLGFGLLALLLPETNVLRVADTIQEAEQEEPVRVNSLFQILLRRRGPNTPSASVRR; from the coding sequence ATGGACTCGACGTATGGTTCACCGCTGTCCCTCCGCCGCATCGATGGTCAGAGACTCAGGACGCTGTTGGAGCAGACCGCGCCCAAGTCGGTCCTAATCTTCGGCACCGGGCCGTTCCAGAGGCGCGTGCTGCTCTGTACTCACCTCTGCCTGCTGTCGGCCGCTCTGCACCGCATGGCGTTGACGGTGCTGGCGCGACCCGTGGACCACTGGTGCCGGCGACCGCCCGAGTACGAGTACGTGCCGATCGAGACCTGGAAGAATGTGAGCCTCCCGCGCCGCCCCGAGGACGGCGGGCCATGTCACTGCACCCGCTACGATCCGCCTCTGGCCGACGCTACTACCAACAGAACCGAGGTGACCTGCGAGGCCTGGGAGTACGACCTGAGCATAGGCGGACCGACCATCGTCAGCAAGTGGGACCTGGTCTGCCAACGGCGCTGGCTTCTGGTCGTGCTGATGGGGTCCTACCTCCTGGGCGGCGTGGTCGCCATGCCTCTGGCAGGATTGGGCGCTGACCGGCTCGGGCGCCGTCCAGTCCTCTACGGCGCGGTCCTCCTGCTCATGGTGTCCAGCATGGCCACTTGCGTGGCGAGCACCCTGTACGCGTTCGCCATGCTCAGGATCGTGACGTCAGCTGCGGCCAGCGTGGCCGAGATTAGCACCACGCTCATCTTATTCGAGGTCACGCCTCGCGGTGGCCGCACGGGCTTCCTGGCGCTCGCCGTGTGCGGGGCGTCCGTGCTGAGCCCGTTCTGGCTGTCCATGAGCGCCCGCTTCACGTACAACTGGAGCGTGGTGCAGGCGAGCATCATGGTGTCCACCCTACTCCTGGTCCCGGCCACCTACTGGTTGGAGGAGTCGCCGCGCTGGCTCGTCGTCACCTGGCAGTTCTCCGAGGCCGAGCGCGTGGTCTTCTGGGCGGCGCGCGTCAACGGACTCAACGTGGCCGACATGCGGCCGCTCTTCAGGGGCGTGGTGGAGAACGTGAAGAGTCGCCAGCGCCACTGCCACGCGCCGTCCACCGTCTGGGACTTGGTGCGGTCCAGGGCCATACGTGCGCGGAGCCTCATCGTGTTCGGCTGCTGGTTCTTCGTGCTCAGCACTGTCATGACACTGCGGCCCGGAAGCCGGCTTCGGGGTTCCACGAAGTGCGAAGTGGCGGTCATGTACTGCATGGGTCCGCTGCTCGTCGTCCATTACCTGCTCATGCAGGGCTGGGGACGCCGCCGGACGCTGGCACTCGGCATGGCTCTGCTATCGGGCCACACCACGGCGCTCGCTGTCCTGAGGCTCCTGGAGATCGGGCTTCTATCCCCAATGCTGATTTGTGCCTCGGTGCCCCTGCTGCTGTGCGTCTTCTGCACGCTGTTCGTCTACACGGCCGAGGTGTTTCCGACGGTGGTGCGCGGAATGGGATTCGCCTTGTCGACCATGAGCGGCCGGCTTGGAGCCCTAGCGGCGTTAGTCCTTGGAAATGTGACGAACCTGGACGCGGTTTACTCGGACACCTTGACGCTCCTGCTGGTTTCGCTCGGTACGCTAGGGTTTGGCTTGCTCGCACTGCTCCTACCGGAGACGAACGTGCTACGAGTGGCAGACACCATCCAGGAGGCCGAGCAGGAGGAGCCCGTCCGAGTGAACTCGCTGTTCCAGATACTGCTGCGACGGCGCGGCCCGAACACCCCATCGGCTTCGGTCAGGCGATGA